CGCATGGTGCCACCGGTAGGCTTTGAGGCCATCTTGACCACCTTCGTTGTTGTTAGGATTGTATTTCCCAGTCTggttgaagaatttttcaagatGCCAGGTGTCGCAGTGCTGCTTGTACCATTCTTCAGAATTCCAACGTAAGGTAGCTGCTCTTTTTTACCGTCTTTATCTCCCAGCCTGTTAAAAACACTCGAATTTCTTTTGAACACCTCTTTTCCTAATCCTGTAACGTTAAAGGTAGGTGTTGCCGTTTCTGCAAGGTTTGTCGTACTGGTAACCGAACTATCGCCAAGGCGATCAAACACTGTCCTTTTTTGTtccaaaacttttttcaatatcttacGACTTCTCAGTGTTGTGCCTTTAGGCATTATTACTTTATACCCAACCTCATCTTCAggtgcaattttttttggattattattatccCAGTCTTCGTCGCTAGCTTCGCTCTCATAATCGTCGGAACACGAatctaattttcttttaagAGATACTTGGGATTTTGGCCTTTCAATAACACGCGATACAACTTTAGCAGCTACAGGTTTCTTTTTAGCCATATCTGACGAGGTCGTTGCTGCATTGGCTGTGTTTTTCATTACCTTTGTAGTGTTTTCTGGTTCTGTTTTGACTTTACCAGGTGTGGCACTTCTGGTTACCATTTTAATAGCTGGCTTTTTCAATACAGGCTTAGCTGTAATCTTTGACACTATCGAACCTTCAGAATCtaccagaaatttttcacacgtaGTCTCCTCGACGACTTTTTTTGCATATCGCAAGATCGCTATCATATCTCCCATCAAAGTTATCCCCATCTCTTTCAGACTCGGCTTATCAAGTTCCGGCAACATGTCCGGATGGATACGATTGTTCGAAAATACAACCGCATGTTTGGTTGCGACATCTTGAGGGAAACCAGCTCCGATGAAGAACTTTACCCAGTATGCTGCGAACAGAGTGAAATTAAACTTCAGTTTACACCGCTCATTTATAAACTGAGGTAAAAGGGAAGTTGGAGGataattcttctcttcctAACCTCTAAGTAATACACAACACGGCGTATGCTGGATTGTGCGACACGTCAATATTCATAAtcgaaatttaattcaattaccAGAGCTCCATGGTCATTCGAATAAGATGAGACGATCACGTTGCTGTCTTATTTGTAAATCGTTTCAAAAAGATGCAAGAAGAAAGTTGGAATGAAAACTGTACGAAGGGCAtatgttttttcaaacaataatcaCAGCGTAGACGAATGGTttgagggaaatttttttgatcgataaaaaaatttctatctttACAAACGGGACGGAAAAGAGAAAGGTCCAGCGGATTATCTGTATGGAAATAAACAAATACGAACCTGACAGGGACACGGCCATTTTGTAAATCGCACCCAACGGCCGTGGATGCATACAGACTACACAAGGGTACGAACTCGATGTAAACAAATAGCTGCCTGAACAAAGATGGCGCTGGTGTTCCTTGTGCAACGAAGACAGGGAAGGGAGTAATTGCAATGTCATCGATTAGTCGATCTTGAGCATCCCTGCAGCCATAGTGGTACAAAAATAAACCTAACGTGAACGATTACCGTGACAAGTTTGGTCAATTCCTCCATTTGATTTCGCGCCCCTTGTCTAGCCTCCAAGGGTGGCCGAATCGGTAAGCTCGCAATCAGTTTCGAAACGATTCGATTGTTCGAATCGAGGATCGATTCCACGCTGCCGACACTCGCTAATCCATCTCGTACCAACCGCGCAGCACACTCTGACAATCGCCTGCATTTGTGTATTCCGGCGATGGGGGGCGGGTTGATTTTTCGTAAGCTTCCCGCGGCTTCAGCAGAATTATTTTCGGTACGCGTGGGTGAGGGAGGTACGCCTCGATAGGCTTTTACCCTGAGTTATTTTCGACACCTTCGCGCCGATATTCCCCGGCGCTGTTAAAGTGGAGAGGGGTTTCGGCGagtaggaagaaaaaaaagaaataagaccAGTCCACCGAGATTCGAGGAGTCAAGTCTTCTAGAGATACCAGGGACAGGGATTCGAGCCGGCGTGTGTCGTGCGTGCGtttgtttgtgtgtgtgtgtgtcagaTACTTATTACCCGCGGTATCCTCCGGTGGTGGGGTTCTCGTCACTCGGCTACGGCGGCAGCGGCGGCAAAGGAGGTTAGAGTGGGGATAAGTTTTGTCAAGCAGTGGTCCGATTGTCAGATTCTAGGCAGAGGGGTCAGCGCGAGGGCAAACGACGACACGAAAGGTTTTCTGGGCT
This genomic stretch from Neodiprion pinetum isolate iyNeoPine1 chromosome 6, iyNeoPine1.2, whole genome shotgun sequence harbors:
- the LOC124221567 gene encoding uncharacterized protein C19orf47 homolog isoform X2, whose protein sequence is MLPELDKPSLKEMGITLMGDMIAILRYAKKVVEETTCEKFLVDSEGSIVSKITAKPVLKKPAIKMVTRSATPGKVKTEPENTTKVMKNTANAATTSSDMAKKKPVAAKVVSRVIERPKSQVSLKRKLDSCSDDYESEASDEDWDNNNPKKIAPEDEVGYKVIMPKGTTLRSRKILKKVLEQKRTVFDRLGDSSVTSTTNLAETATPTFNVTGLGKEVFKRNSSVFNRLGDKDGKKEQLPYVGILKNGTSSTATPGILKNSSTRLGNTILTTTKVVKMASKPTGGTMRADQEKKQKIVLGKAKQLVRVNKKITINNPSPTTTKVIRKLATSSKLASQQASALPAKARLGVTKLSPVKQVTFNKTATVKRLVKPGVFSRLGV
- the LOC124221567 gene encoding uncharacterized protein C19orf47 homolog isoform X1, which translates into the protein MTLQLLPSLSSLHKEHQRHLCSGSYLFTSSSYPCVVCMHPRPLGAIYKMAVSLSAYWVKFFIGAGFPQDVATKHAVVFSNNRIHPDMLPELDKPSLKEMGITLMGDMIAILRYAKKVVEETTCEKFLVDSEGSIVSKITAKPVLKKPAIKMVTRSATPGKVKTEPENTTKVMKNTANAATTSSDMAKKKPVAAKVVSRVIERPKSQVSLKRKLDSCSDDYESEASDEDWDNNNPKKIAPEDEVGYKVIMPKGTTLRSRKILKKVLEQKRTVFDRLGDSSVTSTTNLAETATPTFNVTGLGKEVFKRNSSVFNRLGDKDGKKEQLPYVGILKNGTSSTATPGILKNSSTRLGNTILTTTKVVKMASKPTGGTMRADQEKKQKIVLGKAKQLVRVNKKITINNPSPTTTKVIRKLATSSKLASQQASALPAKARLGVTKLSPVKQVTFNKTATVKRLVKPGVFSRLGV